Proteins encoded together in one Streptomyces roseifaciens window:
- a CDS encoding LCP family protein: protein MREPYRREPYRPDGRTRSPGGGRPGRPATRPAPRRRRAGRPLRPGRAVRIAICLTSAAVMLTSGVGWCAYHWLDRGVNTSSALDALRGDAPRGRGDAVNLLLIGLDSRKDMNGNDLPKEFVQDELHAGSSDIGGYNTNTLILMHIPAGGGKVTAFSIPRDDYVEIAGGRGEHKIKEAYGIAKAEAEEKLSARGVKGAELEHRGREAGREATLATVQRFLGVPIDHFAEVNLLGFYDIAKVVQPVQVCLKHPVRDRYSGADFPAGLQELDARQALSFVRQRHGLPGGDLDRTHRQQAFLSSVTHKLKEQGVWSDFGRLQGLFDVIKKDVVIDNRWNILDFARQAPNLTGGNAEFHTLPIEGFATRKGEAVNLVDPEKVRSLVQAMTGRKAGQKAGQGDGGQVAGPQHQGGGPGGTKGSGSGDDAKGGGSAPVSSDSFQGPPVKMGGVPCVD from the coding sequence ATGCGTGAGCCGTACCGCCGCGAGCCCTACCGGCCCGACGGCCGGACCCGCTCCCCGGGCGGAGGCCGCCCCGGCCGCCCGGCCACCCGCCCGGCACCCCGCAGGCGCCGCGCCGGGCGCCCCCTGCGGCCCGGCCGCGCGGTCCGCATCGCGATCTGCCTCACCTCGGCGGCCGTCATGCTGACCAGCGGCGTCGGCTGGTGCGCGTACCACTGGCTGGACCGCGGGGTGAACACCTCCAGCGCCCTGGACGCCCTGCGCGGCGACGCGCCGCGGGGGCGCGGCGACGCGGTGAACCTGCTCCTGATCGGCCTCGACAGCCGCAAGGACATGAACGGCAACGACCTGCCCAAGGAGTTCGTCCAGGACGAACTGCACGCCGGCTCCAGCGACATCGGCGGCTACAACACCAACACCCTGATCCTCATGCACATCCCGGCCGGCGGCGGCAAGGTGACGGCCTTCTCGATACCGCGCGACGACTACGTCGAGATCGCGGGCGGGCGCGGGGAGCACAAGATCAAGGAGGCGTACGGGATCGCCAAGGCCGAGGCCGAGGAGAAGCTGTCCGCCCGCGGCGTCAAGGGCGCCGAGCTGGAGCACCGCGGCCGCGAAGCGGGCCGCGAGGCCACCCTGGCCACGGTCCAGCGCTTCCTCGGCGTGCCCATCGACCACTTCGCCGAGGTCAACCTGCTCGGCTTCTACGACATCGCCAAGGTGGTCCAGCCCGTCCAGGTCTGCCTCAAGCACCCCGTGCGCGACCGGTACTCCGGCGCGGACTTCCCCGCCGGGCTGCAGGAGCTCGACGCCCGCCAGGCGCTGTCCTTCGTGCGGCAGCGGCACGGCCTGCCCGGCGGCGACCTCGACCGCACCCACCGCCAGCAGGCGTTCCTGTCGTCGGTCACGCACAAGCTCAAGGAACAGGGCGTGTGGAGCGACTTCGGCCGGCTGCAGGGGCTGTTCGACGTGATCAAGAAGGACGTCGTCATCGACAACCGCTGGAACATCCTCGACTTCGCACGCCAGGCCCCCAACCTCACCGGGGGCAACGCCGAGTTCCACACGCTGCCCATCGAGGGGTTCGCCACCCGCAAGGGAGAGGCGGTCAACCTCGTCGACCCGGAGAAGGTCAGGTCCCTGGTCCAGGCGATGACCGGGCGGAAGGCGGGGCAGAAGGCCGGTCAGGGCGACGGCGGGCAGGTCGCCGGTCCCCAGCACCAGGGCGGCGGCCCGGGCGGCACGAAGGGATCAGGGAGCGGCGACGACGCAAAGGGCGGCGGCTCGGCCCCCGTCTCCTCCGACTCCTTCCAGGGCCCGCCGGTGAAGATGGGCGGCGTCCCCTGCGTCGACTGA
- a CDS encoding glycosyltransferase family 2 protein, whose product MPASQTSTPSPTTQLISVVLPCYNEEAVLGRTHDRIARALRPAEGVRYEVIYVDDGSADATWNLIRTFTRESPMVRAVRFSRNFGHQAACLGGLKEARGDAVVLLDADLQDPPEIIPEMVARWRQGWRVVSARRTARHGESAFKNLSAFAFYRLLDRLSDHPVAFDTGDFRLLDREVVDLLTGLTERELFLRGAVSWAGFPETAIEYQREARAAGASKYTLPKMLALSRSAFLASGSALPLRIPLCTGAASLAGALVMALTRRGRPKALPLALFGAQSLAVGVVGEYLHAVLRQGQGRPAYVISERIRSTIPGAVLASVEEVA is encoded by the coding sequence ATGCCCGCCAGCCAGACCAGCACTCCGTCCCCCACGACACAGCTGATCAGCGTCGTTCTCCCCTGTTACAACGAAGAAGCGGTCCTCGGCCGCACCCACGACCGCATCGCCCGCGCCCTGCGCCCCGCGGAAGGCGTCCGCTACGAGGTCATCTACGTGGACGACGGCAGCGCCGACGCCACCTGGAATCTCATCCGCACGTTCACCCGGGAGTCCCCGATGGTGCGCGCGGTCCGGTTCAGCCGGAATTTCGGCCACCAGGCGGCCTGCCTCGGCGGTCTCAAGGAGGCCCGGGGGGATGCGGTCGTCCTCCTCGACGCCGATCTGCAGGACCCTCCCGAAATCATCCCGGAAATGGTGGCGCGCTGGCGCCAGGGCTGGCGGGTGGTCTCCGCACGGCGCACCGCGAGACACGGCGAGAGCGCCTTCAAGAACTTATCGGCCTTCGCCTTCTACCGGCTCCTGGACAGGCTCTCCGACCATCCCGTGGCATTCGACACCGGGGACTTCCGGCTCCTCGACCGGGAAGTCGTGGACCTGCTCACCGGGCTGACGGAGCGGGAGCTCTTCCTGCGCGGCGCCGTCAGCTGGGCGGGATTTCCCGAGACCGCGATCGAATACCAGCGGGAGGCGCGGGCCGCCGGCGCCTCCAAATACACCCTGCCGAAAATGCTCGCCCTCTCCCGCAGCGCCTTCCTCGCCAGCGGATCCGCCCTCCCGCTGCGGATTCCCCTCTGTACGGGCGCGGCCTCGCTCGCCGGTGCGCTCGTCATGGCGCTGACCCGCCGGGGCCGTCCCAAGGCCCTGCCCCTCGCCCTGTTCGGCGCGCAGTCGCTGGCGGTCGGCGTCGTGGGGGAGTACCTGCACGCCGTCCTGCGGCAGGGGCAGG
- a CDS encoding putative quinol monooxygenase yields the protein MTVEYIRYRIGDPERRAAFEKAYAAAAEHLYAAPQCLGYELAHGVEEPERFVLRIEWTSVHDHEHGFREGPHFRPFFAEIRPFVDDIEEMKHYERILVVTKGRA from the coding sequence GTGACCGTCGAGTACATCCGCTACCGCATCGGCGATCCCGAGCGGCGCGCCGCCTTCGAGAAGGCGTACGCGGCCGCCGCCGAGCACCTGTACGCGGCCCCGCAGTGCCTGGGCTACGAGCTCGCGCACGGGGTGGAGGAGCCGGAGCGGTTCGTCCTGCGGATCGAGTGGACGTCCGTGCACGACCACGAACACGGGTTCCGGGAAGGGCCGCACTTCCGGCCGTTCTTCGCCGAGATCCGCCCGTTCGTGGACGACATCGAGGAGATGAAGCACTACGAGCGGATCCTCGTCGTCACCAAGGGGAGGGCGTAG